The Athene noctua chromosome 3, bAthNoc1.hap1.1, whole genome shotgun sequence genome includes a region encoding these proteins:
- the GLT8D2 gene encoding glycosyltransferase 8 domain-containing protein 2 produces MALLKKINQILLLLLVLTVCAILYNKVHQVPSALKNETVDLESPEEMEEEIPVVICAAAGRMGAAIAAISSIHSNTEANVLFYVVGLKTTIPHIRKWIENSKLKEIKFKVVEFNPMVLKGKIRQDASRPELLQPLNFVRFYLPLLIQKHEKVIYLDDDIIVQGDIQELYDTKLAPGHAAAFSDDCDLPSTHEMVRSVGMQNTYMGFLDYRKQAIRDLGISPSTCSFNPGVIVANMTEWKHQRITKQLEKWMQRNVEENLYSSTLGGGVATSPMLIVFHGKYSTINPMWHIRHLGWSPDSRYSEHFLQEAKLLHWNGRYKPWDYPSVHTDLWENWFIPDPSGKFKLTRPDS; encoded by the exons ATGgctcttttaaagaaaa ttaaCCAGATATTACTGTTACTTCTTGTCTTAACTGTGTGTGCCATTTTGTATAACAAAGTTCACCAAGTGCCATCTGCATTAAAGAATGAAACAG TTGATTTGGAGAGTCCTGaggaaatggaagaagaaatCCCAGTTGTAATCTGCGCTGCTGCGGGCAGAATGGGTGCAGCTATAGCAGCAATCAGTAGCATCCACAGCAACACAGAGGCTAATGTTTTGTTCTACGTAGTTGGGCTGAAGACTACCATCCCACATATTCG AAAATGGATTGAAAAttctaaactgaaagaaataaaatttaaagttgtgGAATTCAACCCTATGGTACTGAAAGGAAAAATCAGACAAGATGCATCACGTCCTGAGCTACTCCAGCCT cTGAACTTCGTTCGATTTTATCTTCCTTTGCTTATCCAGAAACATGAGAAGGTAATATATTTGGATGATGATATCATTGTTCAAG GTGACATCCAGGAACTCTATGACACCAAGTTAGCTCCTGGACATGCTGCAGCTTTTTCAGATGACTGTGATCTGCCTTCTACACATGAAATGGTTAGAAGTGTAGGGATGCAG aacACATACATGGGATTCCTGGACTACAGAAAGCAAGCGATCAGAGATCTTGGCATCAGCCCCAGCACCTGCTCCTTTAATCCTGGAGTAATTGTTGCTAACATGACTGAATGGAAACATCAGCGGATTACAAAGCAGTTGGAAAAGTGGATGCAAAGAAATGTGGA GGAAAACCTCTACAGCAGCACCCTTGGGGGAGGTGTGGCAACCTCTCCCATGCTGATTGTATTTCATGGAAAGTATTCCACTATTAATCCTATGTGGCACATAAGGCATCTTG GTTGGAGTCCTGACAGCCGTTACTCTGAGCATTTTCTTCAAGAAGCTAAATTACTTCATTGGAACGGGAGATACAAGCCTTGGGACTATCCCAGTGTTCACACTGATCTCTGGGAAAACTGGTTTATTCCTGACCCTTCAGGGAAGTTCAAATTAACTCGTCCTGATAGCTGA
- the TDG gene encoding G/T mismatch-specific thymine DNA glycosylase isoform X1 — MEAQELGRYYAYLQQAQAFYTFPFHQMMTAAPNMEIMTEQPTLEGIPEPNIAQEPPKEVKKGGRKRKAKATEPKQPKKPAAKKEKPAKSKGKQEKITDTFKVKRKVDRFNGVSEAELLTKTLPDILTFDLDIVIIGINPGLMAAYKGHHYPGPGNHFWKCLFMSGLSNEQLNHMDDHTLPHKYGIGFTNMVERTTPGSKDLSSKEFREGGRILMQKLQKYKPRIAAFNGKCIYEIFSKEVFGIKVKNLEFGLQPHKVPDTETLCYVMPSSSARCAQFPRAQDKVHYYIKLKDLRDQLKGIAPNTEVQEVQYTFDLQLAQEDAKKMAVKEEKYDPGYEAAYGGAYCDRALYESEQCDFSSNGTAASNPEYCEGSSFGDVPNGQWMTQSFADQIPEFGAGVAREEEGSSA, encoded by the exons ATGGAGGCCCAGGAGCTGGGCAG ATACTACGCATATCTTCAGCAAGCTCAAGCATTTTACACATTTCCGTTCCATCAGATGATGACTGCAGCGCCTAACATGGAAATCATGACTGAGCAGCCGACTCTAGAGGGCATTCCAGAGCCAAACATTGCTCAGGAGCCTCCAAAAG aagtgaaaaaaggaggaaggaaaagaaaagccaaagcaACTGAGCCAAAGCAACCCAAAAAGCCTgctgctaaaaaagaaaaaccagccaAGTCAAAAGGCAAACAAGAAAAGATCACAGATACttttaaagtcaaaagaaaagtGGACCGTTTTAATGGTGTATCTGAAGCTGAGCTTTTGACCAAGACTCTACCTGATATTTTGACCTTTGATCTGGACATTGTAATA ATTGGCATAAACCCTGGCTTGATGGCAGCTTACAAAGGACACCATTACCCTGGACCTGGAAACCATTTTT GGAAGTGTCTGTTCATGTCTGGTCTAAGTAACGAACAGCTGAACCATATGGATGACCACACCTTGCCACATAAATATGGGATTGGATTTACAAACATGGTTGAAAGGACAACACCTGGAAGCAAAGACCTTTCCAG CAAAGAGTTTCGGGAAGGGGGGCGAATTCTGATGCAGAAGTTACAGAAGTACAAACCCCGTATAGCAGCTTTCAATGGAAAAT GTATTTATGAAATTTTTAGTAAAGAAGTTTTTGGAATAAAAGTTAAGAACTTGGAATTTGGACTGCAGCCACACAAAGTGCCAGATACAGAAACT CTCTGCTATGTTATGCCATCATCCAGTGCAAGATGTGCTCAGTTTCCTCGTGCACAAGATAAAGTTCATTATTACATAAAGCTGAAAGACTTAAGGGACCAACTGAAAGGCATCGCACCCAACACAGAGGTGCAGGAGGTGCAGTACACATTTGACTTGCAACTTGCACAAG AGGATGCTAAAAAGATGgctgtcaaagaagaaaaatacgaTCCCGGTTATGAAGCGGCGTATGGAGGCGCTTACTGTGATCGTGCACTGTATGAAAGCGAACAGTGCGATTTCTCCTCAAATGGAACTG CAGCAAGCAATCCAGAGTACTGTGAGGGGTCGTCCTTTGGTGACGTTCCTAATGGACAATGGATGACACAGTCCTTTGCAGACCAGATTCCAGAGTTCGGTGCTGGTGTGGCACGGGAGGAAGAGGGAAGCAGTGCGTGA
- the TDG gene encoding G/T mismatch-specific thymine DNA glycosylase isoform X2, whose amino-acid sequence MEAQELGRYYAYLQQAQAFYTFPFHQMMTAAPNMEIMTEQPTLEGIPEPNIAQEPPKEVKKGGRKRKAKATEPKQPKKPAAKKEKPAKSKGKQEKITDTFKVKRKVDRFNGVSEAELLTKTLPDILTFDLDIVIIGINPGLMAAYKGHHYPGPGNHFWKCLFMSGLSNEQLNHMDDHTLPHKYGIGFTNMVERTTPGSKDLSSKEFREGGRILMQKLQKYKPRIAAFNGKCIYEIFSKEVFGIKVKNLEFGLQPHKVPDTETLCYVMPSSSARCAQFPRAQDKVHYYIKLKDLRDQLKGIAPNTEVQEVQYTFDLQLAQEDAKKMAVKEEKYDPGYEAAYGGAYCDRALYESEQCDFSSNGTASNPEYCEGSSFGDVPNGQWMTQSFADQIPEFGAGVAREEEGSSA is encoded by the exons ATGGAGGCCCAGGAGCTGGGCAG ATACTACGCATATCTTCAGCAAGCTCAAGCATTTTACACATTTCCGTTCCATCAGATGATGACTGCAGCGCCTAACATGGAAATCATGACTGAGCAGCCGACTCTAGAGGGCATTCCAGAGCCAAACATTGCTCAGGAGCCTCCAAAAG aagtgaaaaaaggaggaaggaaaagaaaagccaaagcaACTGAGCCAAAGCAACCCAAAAAGCCTgctgctaaaaaagaaaaaccagccaAGTCAAAAGGCAAACAAGAAAAGATCACAGATACttttaaagtcaaaagaaaagtGGACCGTTTTAATGGTGTATCTGAAGCTGAGCTTTTGACCAAGACTCTACCTGATATTTTGACCTTTGATCTGGACATTGTAATA ATTGGCATAAACCCTGGCTTGATGGCAGCTTACAAAGGACACCATTACCCTGGACCTGGAAACCATTTTT GGAAGTGTCTGTTCATGTCTGGTCTAAGTAACGAACAGCTGAACCATATGGATGACCACACCTTGCCACATAAATATGGGATTGGATTTACAAACATGGTTGAAAGGACAACACCTGGAAGCAAAGACCTTTCCAG CAAAGAGTTTCGGGAAGGGGGGCGAATTCTGATGCAGAAGTTACAGAAGTACAAACCCCGTATAGCAGCTTTCAATGGAAAAT GTATTTATGAAATTTTTAGTAAAGAAGTTTTTGGAATAAAAGTTAAGAACTTGGAATTTGGACTGCAGCCACACAAAGTGCCAGATACAGAAACT CTCTGCTATGTTATGCCATCATCCAGTGCAAGATGTGCTCAGTTTCCTCGTGCACAAGATAAAGTTCATTATTACATAAAGCTGAAAGACTTAAGGGACCAACTGAAAGGCATCGCACCCAACACAGAGGTGCAGGAGGTGCAGTACACATTTGACTTGCAACTTGCACAAG AGGATGCTAAAAAGATGgctgtcaaagaagaaaaatacgaTCCCGGTTATGAAGCGGCGTATGGAGGCGCTTACTGTGATCGTGCACTGTATGAAAGCGAACAGTGCGATTTCTCCTCAAATGGAACTG CAAGCAATCCAGAGTACTGTGAGGGGTCGTCCTTTGGTGACGTTCCTAATGGACAATGGATGACACAGTCCTTTGCAGACCAGATTCCAGAGTTCGGTGCTGGTGTGGCACGGGAGGAAGAGGGAAGCAGTGCGTGA
- the TDG gene encoding G/T mismatch-specific thymine DNA glycosylase isoform X3: MMTAAPNMEIMTEQPTLEGIPEPNIAQEPPKEVKKGGRKRKAKATEPKQPKKPAAKKEKPAKSKGKQEKITDTFKVKRKVDRFNGVSEAELLTKTLPDILTFDLDIVIIGINPGLMAAYKGHHYPGPGNHFWKCLFMSGLSNEQLNHMDDHTLPHKYGIGFTNMVERTTPGSKDLSSKEFREGGRILMQKLQKYKPRIAAFNGKCIYEIFSKEVFGIKVKNLEFGLQPHKVPDTETLCYVMPSSSARCAQFPRAQDKVHYYIKLKDLRDQLKGIAPNTEVQEVQYTFDLQLAQEDAKKMAVKEEKYDPGYEAAYGGAYCDRALYESEQCDFSSNGTAASNPEYCEGSSFGDVPNGQWMTQSFADQIPEFGAGVAREEEGSSA, from the exons ATGATGACTGCAGCGCCTAACATGGAAATCATGACTGAGCAGCCGACTCTAGAGGGCATTCCAGAGCCAAACATTGCTCAGGAGCCTCCAAAAG aagtgaaaaaaggaggaaggaaaagaaaagccaaagcaACTGAGCCAAAGCAACCCAAAAAGCCTgctgctaaaaaagaaaaaccagccaAGTCAAAAGGCAAACAAGAAAAGATCACAGATACttttaaagtcaaaagaaaagtGGACCGTTTTAATGGTGTATCTGAAGCTGAGCTTTTGACCAAGACTCTACCTGATATTTTGACCTTTGATCTGGACATTGTAATA ATTGGCATAAACCCTGGCTTGATGGCAGCTTACAAAGGACACCATTACCCTGGACCTGGAAACCATTTTT GGAAGTGTCTGTTCATGTCTGGTCTAAGTAACGAACAGCTGAACCATATGGATGACCACACCTTGCCACATAAATATGGGATTGGATTTACAAACATGGTTGAAAGGACAACACCTGGAAGCAAAGACCTTTCCAG CAAAGAGTTTCGGGAAGGGGGGCGAATTCTGATGCAGAAGTTACAGAAGTACAAACCCCGTATAGCAGCTTTCAATGGAAAAT GTATTTATGAAATTTTTAGTAAAGAAGTTTTTGGAATAAAAGTTAAGAACTTGGAATTTGGACTGCAGCCACACAAAGTGCCAGATACAGAAACT CTCTGCTATGTTATGCCATCATCCAGTGCAAGATGTGCTCAGTTTCCTCGTGCACAAGATAAAGTTCATTATTACATAAAGCTGAAAGACTTAAGGGACCAACTGAAAGGCATCGCACCCAACACAGAGGTGCAGGAGGTGCAGTACACATTTGACTTGCAACTTGCACAAG AGGATGCTAAAAAGATGgctgtcaaagaagaaaaatacgaTCCCGGTTATGAAGCGGCGTATGGAGGCGCTTACTGTGATCGTGCACTGTATGAAAGCGAACAGTGCGATTTCTCCTCAAATGGAACTG CAGCAAGCAATCCAGAGTACTGTGAGGGGTCGTCCTTTGGTGACGTTCCTAATGGACAATGGATGACACAGTCCTTTGCAGACCAGATTCCAGAGTTCGGTGCTGGTGTGGCACGGGAGGAAGAGGGAAGCAGTGCGTGA